The genomic interval GAGCCCACTCcgcagaaaagaaaaagaggaatTTGAAAATGCCGATTGAAGGGAGAGGCTTTCAAAGCTTGCGCCCAAACATAAAGCTCCCATACATTCCGCCAACCTCGGACCTCGCCACTGGGATCTTTCTCATGCCCCAGGAATCAGCTCCCATCTTCCACGACCGACGCCCATCGTCCCTGACAATAGGCTTGCCAGTCGTCGCGTCCTTCAGCGGCTGTCTCACCAGCCATCCTCGGCTGCCACACTCTGACATCTTCCAGCCAGCACGCTCCACCGCCGCGGCCgacttcttcaccctcttgAACACATCTTCGGCAACCTCGATAACTTCCAATGGCTCAGAAAAGTTCTTGAGAATGGCACAGCCGCTGCTAAAAAGATAGACCAGATCGAGCTCCTGGCCCCAGAAGTCAGACAGGTCCAAATACTTGAGAGTATGAGGGACCCAGTCCAGCTGCATCtgcacatcatcatcggtgTTCTCGTCAGGAACGAAAAGGCGGTTGACGTCCGCCAAAGTGAGAGAGCGGCCTATGGCAAGCTCCTCGAGATGCTTGGTCAGCGGCCGGAGAAGCTCAACATGAGAGGGCTCCATTTTGCTGCCCTTTAAGCTGAGAGACTTGAGGGTCCTGGGAAGAACAGGAAGCAATTCGTTGAGACTCTCGGCATCGAAAAGCTGGTGGCTTCTGGCATCGGTGGCCAAGCTCAAGAACTCGAGCTCCTTGGCGGCAGGGTGGTTGGTCAGGAAATCAATGACGCCCCTGGCACTCAAAAGCGTGCACTTGGCCAGATTGAGGTGTGTAATGCGGGCAGTCACCGGGATCGCAGCAAGGGCAGCGTCTGTTATACGCGTACCCGCAACATCGAGGTGCGTAAGGTGGTTTAGCCTTGGGAGAATGGTCTCGAGCACGACCGAGGGCAGGGTGAGGCACTTGTGCAGTGAGAGACGACGGATCGAAAGCACAGGTGGCCAGTTGGGCGACACTATCGATGTGAAAGCCTCCTTGAACTTGGTCGACGTGCAACCGCAGAAATCTACCGCCTGCAGCCTCGACAAGCCAAGGAAGAGCTTCCGCAATACATCGGCGTTCAAATCATCGTCGAGGTATTCCTGCGCAAGAAACTCTTGcaggttgggggtgaggtcGAGGCATCGGAGGAGGGTCTCTGAGGTAAGGTTGCGCGCTTGCGAGCGTTCGGCCGCTGTGGAGAAGAGCTGCGCAGGGTTGAAGTGGCAAAAATCAAGCCGCCGCACAATTGTGCCCAGGGTGGAGTGCTCCGAAATGTGGGCGAGGAACTTTTGGAAAATTCGCGAGTGGGGAATCGTGATCTTGCTGTAGAGAGTGGTTAAGGTCGCGATGTGAAGCGTCCGCGAGGTCAGCAACAACGACATGAGATCGACATTGCGCCTCGAGACCCCATTGGGGGGGAcatcaagggcaagaaggttgatgatggaggctGGATCATGTCAGCATGACTATTTTGGATAGGCAGTagtggggggggggggacaaCGTACTCAAAATCTCAGTCGGGAGCCTCTCGAGAGGAGCATCGCCGGGTCTGTTGGCACCCCCACgcttggtgggcttgggcgTGTCCTTGAAGACTTGATGAAGGATCTGGAGGTCTCCGAAGCTCTTACTGGCAAGTTTTCCCTTGACCTGAATCTCCTTCCAGCCTCTGAAGGAATCGGCGGGAGTCCAATATCCAAGGAGCCGGCTGTTGGGGTTCGTGACGGGCGGCAGGAacttggtggggggttgagtgTGAGGTTGAGTGTGAGTGTGGGTGTGAGTCTGAGTTTGGATCATCTTCAGTTCCTGAGAATCGGTGCTAGAAGTCGATCCTGTCgggctgggaggggagagcAAGTCGTCGATGGCCTCAGGGTCGAGATAGGATGAAATCTTTGTTTTGGAAAAGCACTGGGGTAAGGTGCTTTCGTTTTCCCGGATGGACGAGAAAGAAGAGCGGGATGCCCGGTCCGGGGTGGCAGGCCGATCCCGGGTCATGGTTAAGTAGTCCGGGGAG from Podospora pseudoanserina strain CBS 124.78 chromosome 6, whole genome shotgun sequence carries:
- a CDS encoding hypothetical protein (EggNog:ENOG503NXB0; COG:S), which codes for MAVSKPRPAHLHVSPLGTPSRDCSPDYLTMTRDRPATPDRASRSSFSSIRENESTLPQCFSKTKISSYLDPEAIDDLLSPPSPTGSTSSTDSQELKMIQTQTHTHTHTQPHTQPPTKFLPPVTNPNSRLLGYWTPADSFRGWKEIQVKGKLASKSFGDLQILHQVFKDTPKPTKRGGANRPGDAPLERLPTEILTSIINLLALDVPPNGVSRRNVDLMSLLLTSRTLHIATLTTLYSKITIPHSRIFQKFLAHISEHSTLGTIVRRLDFCHFNPAQLFSTAAERSQARNLTSETLLRCLDLTPNLQEFLAQEYLDDDLNADVLRKLFLGLSRLQAVDFCGCTSTKFKEAFTSIVSPNWPPVLSIRRLSLHKCLTLPSVVLETILPRLNHLTHLDVAGTRITDAALAAIPVTARITHLNLAKCTLLSARGVIDFLTNHPAAKELEFLSLATDARSHQLFDAESLNELLPVLPRTLKSLSLKGSKMEPSHVELLRPLTKHLEELAIGRSLTLADVNRLFVPDENTDDDVQMQLDWVPHTLKYLDLSDFWGQELDLVYLFSSGCAILKNFSEPLEVIEVAEDVFKRVKKSAAAVERAGWKMSECGSRGWLVRQPLKDATTGKPIVRDDGRRSWKMGADSWGMRKIPVARSEVGGMYGSFMFGRKL